The sequence CAGTATGAGAGTACGATTATTGGATTTACTGGAAAATTAGATCCGTATGAAATTTTAAGCAGATATGTTAGTGATTATAAAAATAACTTTGTCAAGTATGAGAATAAAGAGTACGACCAGTTGATTCGTCAAGCATTGGTAGAAACAGATGTAGAAGAAATAGTTACTATTTATAAGCGAGCCCAAACATTGTTAACAGAAGATGCTGCTTCGGTATTTATTATGGATCCATATCGGACTGTTGCAATGAAAAAGGGCCTGAAAGGGTGGAAGATGTACCCAATTCAAAAGTTCAACCTAGAAGACTTATACTATACGGAATAACCGTCTAGTAAAGGAGACGTTGATGTGAGGTATTATCTATATAAAACTTCTATGTTCATCTTAACATTAATTATGGTTTCTCTAATAATTTTTTTTGTATTTCAACTGTTACCAGGGAATCCAGCCCAAATTATTCTTGGGCTGGATGCTGATGAACAGCAAATTCGTAATTTGGAACAAGCGTTAGGGCTGAATCGTCCAGTAACGGAACGGTATATTGATTGGATTGCAGGTGTTTTTCAAGGTGACTTAGGAAAGTCACTACGCTATCAGCTTCCTGTTAGCGAAGTTCTTGCGGATCGAATACCGGTGACCATGTCAATTGCTGTCTTTTCCATGCTGTTGACAGTTTTGGTTGGCTTTCCGTTAGGAATTCTCATTGCCCGTACGGATGGAAAATTCATATCCGTTTTTTTATCTATGATTACTCAACTGGGGATTTCTATTCCATCCTTTTGGTTTGGGTTTATGTTAATATTGTTATTTTCGGTTATCTTAAAGTGGTTTCCAGCATTTGGTTACGTCCCTTGGTCAGAGGATTTTTTTGGTGCTTTACGGGCCTATTTCTTGCCATCGCTAGCAATTGCCATCTTGAACATAGCAGTTGTCATTCGA is a genomic window of Virgibacillus proomii containing:
- a CDS encoding ABC transporter permease, with the protein product MRYYLYKTSMFILTLIMVSLIIFFVFQLLPGNPAQIILGLDADEQQIRNLEQALGLNRPVTERYIDWIAGVFQGDLGKSLRYQLPVSEVLADRIPVTMSIAVFSMLLTVLVGFPLGILIARTDGKFISVFLSMITQLGISIPSFWFGFMLILLFSVILKWFPAFGYVPWSEDFFGALRAYFLPSLAIAILNIAVVIRYLRNTILDQKKMDYVRTATCKGLSERTILYRHVLRNAFIPVLTIIGLITADTLGGSIIIENVFALPGLGNLLVQSITSRDFPLVQSMVLYIAVIVLVINFIIDLLYKLIDPRISKRSEQL